A region of Acidobacteriota bacterium DNA encodes the following proteins:
- a CDS encoding transketolase, translating into MAIQATAQQPAPDPHGPDAAAGDIRYLHALEQKVLWLSVWMIHHANHLRPSRDGLKVGGHQASCASVTTLMTALYFDALRPADRVAVKPHASPVFHAIQYLLGNQTRDQLERFRGFGGAQSYPSRTKDRDDVDFSTGSVGLGVAMTSFAALVQDYLRLRGLGTDEPPGRMIAVAGDAEFDEGNIFEALVESWKQEVRNVWWVVDYNRQSLDAVMAERFSDRIATIVRDLDWRVEVLKYGSLLTEAFRKPGGDALRQWIDSSDNALYSALAYKGGAAWRRELIRDLGDTHGIRTLLDEHDDEALGRLMTNLGGHDLITVRDAFRAVKDDRPTCFIAYTIKGYGLPLAGHKDNHAGLITPDQMTTFRQRMGIGDGEEWERFAGLDVPPDALEAFLRRAPFAQAPPGSRRRQAARVAVPERFEPPAALSDGRLSTQEAFGRFLSDLARRHPELADRVVTSSPDVTVSTNLGSWLNRRQIFGRRDRGDLFKDERILSALNWQVSTRGQHIELGIAENNLFILLAALGLSAPLFGERLLPIGTVYDPFISRGLDAFNYACYQDARFIIVGTPSGISLAAEGGAHQSIYEPLIGMGQPGLTSFEPAYGDELCELLRWSFEHLQADDGGAVYLRLSTRPIPQPEREFTPELAADVTAGGYWRVPPGPRAVLAIVASGAVLPEAIEAHRQIREDDPDAGLLVVTSVDRLYRGWMAGHRTPPGVVRSKAQIERLLDPVPATTGLVTVIDAHPASLSWLAGVNRHLVAPLGVDRFGQSGDVPDLYREYGLDTEAIIDAAARLLIAGRSG; encoded by the coding sequence ATGGCGATCCAGGCGACCGCCCAGCAACCCGCGCCCGACCCGCACGGCCCCGACGCGGCCGCCGGCGACATTCGCTATCTGCACGCGCTCGAGCAGAAGGTTCTCTGGCTGTCGGTCTGGATGATCCACCATGCCAACCACCTTCGTCCGTCGCGCGACGGACTGAAGGTGGGTGGGCATCAGGCATCGTGCGCGTCGGTCACGACGCTGATGACGGCCCTGTACTTTGACGCGCTCCGCCCCGCCGACAGGGTCGCCGTCAAGCCGCACGCGAGCCCCGTCTTCCACGCCATCCAGTACCTGCTGGGCAACCAGACACGCGATCAGCTCGAGCGCTTCAGGGGCTTCGGAGGCGCGCAGTCGTACCCGTCGCGCACGAAGGACCGGGACGACGTCGACTTTTCGACCGGCTCGGTCGGCCTGGGCGTAGCGATGACCAGCTTCGCCGCGCTGGTGCAGGACTACCTGCGCTTGCGCGGCCTCGGAACAGACGAACCACCCGGCCGGATGATTGCCGTCGCCGGTGACGCCGAGTTCGACGAGGGGAACATCTTCGAGGCGCTGGTCGAGTCGTGGAAGCAGGAGGTCCGGAACGTCTGGTGGGTGGTCGACTACAACCGCCAGAGCCTCGACGCGGTGATGGCGGAGCGCTTTTCCGATCGCATCGCGACGATCGTTCGCGATCTCGACTGGCGGGTCGAGGTCCTCAAGTATGGCAGCTTGCTGACCGAGGCGTTCCGCAAGCCGGGCGGCGATGCGCTCCGACAGTGGATCGACTCGTCCGACAACGCCTTGTACTCGGCCCTCGCCTACAAGGGAGGTGCGGCATGGCGCAGGGAACTGATCCGCGACCTGGGCGACACGCACGGCATCCGGACCCTGCTCGACGAGCATGACGACGAGGCGCTCGGACGGCTCATGACCAACCTGGGCGGCCATGACCTGATAACCGTCCGCGACGCGTTCCGCGCCGTCAAGGACGATCGGCCGACCTGCTTCATTGCCTACACGATCAAGGGCTACGGTCTGCCGCTCGCCGGTCACAAGGACAATCACGCCGGTCTGATCACACCCGATCAGATGACGACGTTCCGCCAGCGCATGGGAATCGGCGACGGCGAGGAGTGGGAGCGGTTCGCCGGTCTGGACGTTCCGCCGGACGCCCTTGAAGCGTTCCTCCGCCGTGCGCCGTTCGCGCAGGCGCCGCCTGGATCGCGACGCCGCCAGGCGGCCCGGGTTGCCGTGCCGGAGCGGTTCGAGCCGCCCGCGGCGCTCTCCGACGGACGGCTGTCGACGCAGGAAGCGTTCGGCCGGTTCCTCTCCGACCTGGCCCGCCGGCACCCCGAGCTGGCCGACCGGGTCGTCACCTCGTCGCCTGACGTCACGGTATCGACTAATCTCGGGTCCTGGCTGAACCGGCGCCAGATCTTTGGCCGGCGCGATCGGGGTGACCTTTTCAAGGACGAACGGATCCTTTCCGCTCTCAACTGGCAGGTTTCCACCCGGGGGCAGCACATCGAGCTGGGCATCGCCGAAAACAACCTGTTCATCCTGCTCGCCGCGCTCGGCCTGAGCGCACCGCTCTTCGGCGAGCGCCTCCTGCCGATCGGGACCGTCTACGATCCGTTCATCAGCCGCGGTCTGGACGCGTTCAACTACGCCTGCTATCAGGACGCGCGATTCATTATCGTCGGCACGCCGTCGGGTATCTCCCTGGCCGCCGAAGGAGGCGCGCACCAGTCGATCTACGAACCGTTGATCGGAATGGGACAGCCCGGACTCACGTCGTTCGAGCCGGCGTACGGCGACGAACTGTGCGAGCTCCTGCGCTGGAGTTTCGAGCACCTGCAGGCCGACGACGGGGGCGCGGTGTACCTGCGGCTGTCAACCCGTCCGATTCCGCAGCCGGAACGGGAATTCACGCCCGAGCTGGCTGCGGATGTGACGGCGGGCGGCTACTGGCGTGTCCCGCCCGGGCCGCGTGCGGTGCTCGCCATAGTGGCCTCCGGCGCGGTGCTGCCGGAAGCGATCGAGGCCCACCGGCAGATTCGCGAGGACGATCCGGATGCCGGTCTGCTGGTCGTCACTTCCGTTGACCGCCTCTACCGCGGATGGATGGCGGGGCACCGCACACCACCCGGGGTGGTCCGTTCCAAGGCGCAGATCGAGCGGCTGCTCGATCCGGTTCCCGCGACGACCGGTCTGGTCACCGTAATCGACGCCCACCCGGCCTCGCTGAGCTGGCTCGCAGGCGTCAACCGCCATCTGGTAGCTCCCCTCGGCGTGGACCGCTTCGGCCAATCCGGCGACGTACCCGATCTCTATCGCGAATACGGTCTGGACACCGAGGCCATCATCGACGCGGCGGCCAGGTTGCTGATCGCGGGCCGATCCGGGTGA
- a CDS encoding 2-oxo acid dehydrogenase subunit E2: MTTEAVEVLMPEVAASMTSATLAAWLKQPGDSVKAGEPIAEVETDKTTVELEAPADGILDRIRVDAGTEGVEVGTLLGLIRPPTADESLVEPPPAEPPPADPPMPVAPPPTAPGFPAGGTEPSPEPASPPSASNEAPSVTPLAARMAAHAGIDVAAVTLDPDAGRVTMRDIEQTLGAGPPAGASAPDAAPELPPTRLESLHDSSSDTPYRDEALTAVRRVTAERMTYAKQTAPHFYLSMDCAVDRMLKRRARANAAAAMNEALTLNDIIVRAAALALAAVPEANVAWTGAGIRRFGRVDLAVAVATDSGLVTPIVRSADTKCVTTIAAELRDLTDRARDGKLAPEEYAGGTCTVSNLGMFGISSLYPILNPPQGCIFGIGALEERPVVRKKKVRVATMLTVTLAADHRALDGATGADLLRTFRALLEDPRLLFA; the protein is encoded by the coding sequence ATGACGACCGAAGCCGTCGAAGTCCTGATGCCCGAAGTCGCGGCATCCATGACGTCCGCGACGCTGGCCGCGTGGCTGAAGCAACCGGGCGATAGCGTGAAGGCGGGTGAACCGATTGCCGAGGTCGAAACCGACAAGACCACCGTCGAGCTCGAGGCGCCGGCCGACGGGATTCTCGACCGGATCCGCGTCGACGCGGGCACTGAGGGAGTGGAGGTAGGCACGCTGCTCGGCCTGATTCGTCCACCGACCGCCGATGAGAGCCTTGTGGAGCCGCCGCCCGCCGAGCCGCCGCCCGCGGATCCGCCCATGCCTGTCGCGCCACCGCCAACTGCGCCGGGGTTCCCTGCCGGGGGGACCGAGCCTTCGCCCGAGCCCGCCTCGCCGCCCTCGGCCAGTAACGAGGCCCCCTCCGTCACGCCCCTTGCCGCCCGCATGGCCGCTCATGCCGGTATCGACGTCGCCGCCGTGACGCTTGACCCGGACGCCGGCAGGGTGACGATGCGTGACATCGAACAGACGCTCGGCGCGGGTCCGCCCGCCGGCGCGTCGGCGCCGGACGCGGCGCCGGAGCTTCCGCCGACTCGCCTGGAGTCACTGCACGATTCGTCGTCGGACACTCCGTACCGCGACGAAGCGCTTACCGCCGTGCGCCGCGTCACGGCGGAGCGGATGACGTACGCCAAGCAGACCGCGCCCCATTTCTATCTGTCGATGGATTGTGCCGTCGACAGGATGCTGAAGCGCCGCGCGAGAGCGAACGCCGCCGCCGCAATGAACGAGGCGCTGACGCTGAACGACATCATTGTTCGCGCCGCCGCGTTGGCCCTCGCCGCCGTCCCCGAAGCGAATGTCGCCTGGACCGGCGCCGGTATCCGGCGTTTCGGACGCGTCGACCTCGCCGTCGCGGTGGCGACCGACAGCGGCCTCGTCACGCCGATTGTCCGCAGCGCAGACACGAAGTGCGTCACGACGATCGCGGCGGAGCTCCGCGACCTGACGGACCGGGCCCGTGACGGCAAGCTCGCCCCGGAGGAATACGCGGGCGGTACGTGCACGGTATCCAACCTGGGCATGTTCGGCATTTCCAGCCTGTATCCGATTCTCAATCCACCGCAGGGATGCATCTTCGGCATCGGCGCGCTGGAGGAGCGCCCCGTGGTCCGGAAGAAGAAGGTGCGGGTTGCGACGATGCTGACGGTGACGCTCGCGGCGGACCACCGGGCTCTCGACGGTGCGACCGGCGCCGATCTGCTTCGGACGTTCCGCGCGCTGCTGGAGGATCCCCGCCTGCTGTTCGCGTAA
- a CDS encoding aminotransferase class I/II-fold pyridoxal phosphate-dependent enzyme, translating into MAASFSTFASTVQGETAFTVLAVAKRLIAAGKDVIELEIGDSPFPTSPSALDAGIAAIRAGETRYGPSLGLPEFRAAAAAYVNREYGLSAAAENVVAGPGAKIFEQFFCEAFVNPNDGVLVFSPHFPTYPANVQRRGGRVVISRLRSSHDFRPDLDDVERFLAEDPSPKAIILNSPHNPTGGIATLDDLQQLGQLVRGRDVAVFSDEPYDAMVWTGRHHSLLAQPGMFDQCVAAYTFSKSFSMSGWRLGFAVGSAPAIEKFGLFANTSLSCVPPFVQRAGMAAMAGDLALRDERMADFRRKVALLVDGLNTIEGVSCLSPGGTFYVFPSVKAICNRHGITSHGLALFLLEGADDMRGVACLGGECFGSAGAGFLRLSCAEPDERLSDAVAFVAEAVTRGERMAAWLESHPEYRLRDSYTDD; encoded by the coding sequence ATGGCCGCCAGCTTCTCCACCTTCGCCTCCACCGTACAGGGGGAGACTGCGTTCACGGTCCTCGCCGTCGCCAAACGGCTGATCGCCGCCGGCAAGGACGTGATCGAGCTGGAGATCGGCGATAGTCCCTTTCCGACATCGCCGTCCGCCCTGGACGCGGGAATAGCGGCAATCCGGGCGGGAGAGACGCGATACGGTCCATCGCTCGGCCTTCCGGAATTCCGCGCCGCCGCCGCGGCCTACGTCAACCGGGAGTACGGCCTATCGGCGGCGGCCGAGAACGTCGTTGCCGGACCGGGCGCCAAGATCTTCGAGCAGTTCTTCTGCGAGGCCTTCGTCAACCCGAACGACGGTGTCCTCGTATTCAGTCCGCACTTTCCGACCTATCCGGCGAACGTGCAACGGCGGGGCGGGCGGGTCGTCATCTCGAGGCTGCGCTCGTCGCATGACTTTCGTCCCGATCTGGACGATGTCGAACGCTTCCTGGCGGAGGATCCGAGCCCCAAGGCCATCATCCTGAACTCCCCGCACAATCCGACCGGCGGCATCGCCACGCTGGACGATCTCCAGCAGCTGGGACAACTGGTTCGGGGCCGCGACGTAGCGGTCTTCAGCGACGAGCCGTACGACGCAATGGTATGGACGGGTCGGCACCACTCGTTGCTGGCACAGCCGGGCATGTTCGATCAGTGTGTCGCTGCCTACACGTTCAGCAAGTCGTTCAGCATGAGCGGCTGGCGGCTTGGCTTCGCAGTGGGAAGCGCACCGGCAATCGAGAAGTTCGGCCTCTTCGCCAATACGTCGCTCTCGTGCGTCCCGCCGTTCGTGCAGCGGGCGGGGATGGCGGCGATGGCGGGAGATCTCGCGTTACGCGACGAACGGATGGCCGACTTCCGGCGAAAGGTCGCGTTGTTGGTCGACGGCCTCAATACGATTGAAGGCGTATCGTGCCTGTCGCCGGGAGGGACGTTCTATGTCTTTCCGTCCGTCAAGGCGATCTGCAACCGGCACGGCATCACGTCACACGGGCTGGCGCTGTTCCTGCTTGAAGGAGCGGACGACATGCGAGGCGTCGCCTGCCTTGGCGGCGAGTGCTTCGGCAGCGCGGGCGCCGGCTTCCTCAGGCTGAGTTGCGCCGAACCGGATGAGCGATTGTCGGACGCCGTCGCGTTCGTCGCCGAGGCGGTGACGCGCGGCGAGCGAATGGCGGCGTGGCTGGAGTCGCACCCGGAGTACCGACTCCGTGATTCCTATACCGACGACTAA
- a CDS encoding M20/M25/M40 family metallo-hydrolase, protein MWTARAARVGADSDRHGAVAFREPTGRRAADADRGIRGLSREDGSGDERRTELAELPEHSAGRDDAQQLRGFFQRRSGRRDELDGRARSKRVSARSAWKWPRHHRRQHQRDADRNGGSGHRRPVLHYRRHRHGVVPERDDRFAGRIAPVPRTARLAGWVRRRSRRRAGSCRGLPALIATVSLIAPALQGQSPGGDDADVIRAIRTESVERSDAMTIVRWLSDVYGPRVTGTPAIEAAGAWAADRMRSWGLEVHEERFAYGRGWSLDRFHAHMTEPQVMPIIGYPRAWTSSTDGTVAAEAVRVDLDSRAGRGRARGTLRGKVVLLQPEREVSMLEGDIVLRMDDDLLARASRPGREEALSSGGSGPRHDPALHAYLIEEGVVAVLDRGSDAAHLVGGGPLGGDLAWPTQRTDGGTIFVGPGGSREANAPPVVPTATIAVEHYNRMARLIEMGIPVTVELNITTRFHDETRPNGFNLIGEIRGSDLADQVVILGAHFDSTHAATGATDNAAGVAAMMEAARILQAIGARPRRTIRIALWGGEEEGLLGSRAYVDRHYGGGNAGPRRPRHSELSAYYNLDNGAGRIRGIWLQGHDDAAPIFRDWMRDLADLGVTTVGRRSTRGTDHLPFDRAGLPGFQFIQDRLEYNSRTHHSNMDVTDRVQPDDLRQMAVVAAVFAYRTAMAEDRLPRR, encoded by the coding sequence ATGTGGACAGCGCGGGCCGCGCGGGTTGGAGCCGACTCAGATCGCCACGGTGCGGTTGCTTTTCGTGAGCCGACCGGCCGCCGCGCCGCCGATGCAGACCGGGGAATACGAGGCCTGTCTCGAGAGGATGGGTCAGGTGACGAACGTCGCACCGAGCTGGCGGAACTTCCAGAACATTCCGCTGGTCGAGACGATGCCCAACAACTTCGAGGTTTCTTTCAACGACGTTCCGGTCGGCGTGACGAACTCGATGGCCGTGCGCGATCGAAACGAGTGTCGGCGCGATCCGCGTGGAAATGGCCGCGTCACCACCGGCGTCAGCATCAACGGGACGCCGATCGAAACGGTGGATCCGGCCACCGGCGGCCTGTTCTTCACTATCGACGCCACCGGCACGGTGTCGTCCCCGAACGCGACGACCGGTTCGCCGGGCGGATAGCGCCCGTGCCGCGGACAGCACGGCTCGCGGGATGGGTGCGTCGCCGCTCTCGGCGCCGCGCGGGATCCTGCCGGGGGCTTCCAGCGCTCATCGCCACCGTTTCACTCATCGCGCCGGCGCTCCAGGGGCAGTCTCCGGGCGGCGATGACGCCGACGTCATCCGTGCGATTCGCACGGAAAGTGTCGAGCGGTCGGATGCCATGACCATCGTCCGGTGGTTGAGCGACGTCTACGGCCCACGTGTCACCGGCACCCCAGCGATCGAGGCGGCCGGCGCCTGGGCTGCCGACCGGATGCGCTCATGGGGATTGGAGGTCCACGAGGAACGCTTTGCGTACGGCCGCGGCTGGTCGCTCGACAGGTTCCACGCCCACATGACTGAGCCCCAGGTGATGCCGATCATTGGCTATCCGCGAGCCTGGACGTCGAGCACGGACGGGACGGTAGCGGCGGAAGCGGTGCGCGTCGATCTCGATTCGCGGGCCGGACGCGGCCGCGCCCGCGGCACGCTCCGGGGCAAGGTGGTTCTCCTGCAGCCGGAGCGTGAGGTTTCCATGCTGGAGGGAGACATCGTTCTCCGCATGGACGACGATCTGCTCGCGCGGGCATCAAGACCCGGAAGGGAGGAAGCTCTGAGCAGCGGCGGCTCCGGCCCGCGCCACGACCCTGCGCTGCATGCCTACCTGATCGAGGAGGGAGTGGTGGCCGTGCTCGACCGGGGTAGCGATGCCGCGCACCTCGTCGGCGGGGGGCCGCTTGGCGGTGATCTCGCCTGGCCCACACAGCGGACCGACGGTGGAACCATCTTCGTAGGACCGGGCGGTTCGCGTGAAGCGAACGCGCCGCCGGTGGTGCCGACGGCGACGATTGCGGTCGAACACTACAACCGGATGGCGCGACTCATCGAGATGGGCATCCCGGTAACGGTCGAGCTGAACATCACGACCCGCTTCCATGATGAAACCCGGCCGAACGGATTCAACCTGATCGGTGAAATACGAGGGAGCGACCTCGCCGACCAGGTAGTGATCCTGGGCGCGCACTTCGATTCGACGCATGCCGCGACCGGCGCGACCGACAACGCGGCGGGCGTGGCGGCGATGATGGAGGCGGCGCGTATCCTGCAGGCGATAGGGGCGCGCCCGCGCCGGACCATCCGGATTGCGCTCTGGGGAGGCGAGGAGGAAGGCCTCCTCGGGTCGCGCGCCTACGTCGACCGCCACTACGGCGGGGGCAACGCCGGCCCGCGACGGCCGCGGCATTCCGAGCTTTCCGCCTACTACAACCTCGACAATGGCGCCGGGCGGATTCGGGGAATCTGGCTTCAGGGCCATGACGACGCGGCGCCCATCTTCCGCGACTGGATGCGGGACCTTGCCGACTTGGGCGTCACGACAGTCGGGCGCCGATCGACCCGCGGGACGGACCACCTGCCGTTCGATCGTGCCGGTCTGCCCGGCTTCCAGTTCATCCAGGACCGGCTCGAGTACAACTCGCGGACGCACCACTCCAACATGGATGTGACGGACCGCGTCCAACCGGATGACCTCCGCCAGATGGCGGTTGTCGCCGCGGTGTTTGCCTACCGAACGGCGATGGCCGAGGACAGGCTGCCCCGTCGCTGA
- a CDS encoding DUF2911 domain-containing protein: MTKRVAIAMGLAAALAACGGGGSQGGGAVAGGDSVGADLPILPLDDVKPSQSGSVWQQVANTEITVTYDRPVARGRELFGGIVPFGEIWNPGANDATAIAFSRDVTINGNPLPAGKYSLWAIPDPNRWTIIFSRAADVYHTPYPGEEQDALRFMATPSFGAHMETLAFYFAEVEKKDAELRLHWGETYIPLSIAVP; encoded by the coding sequence ATGACGAAGCGAGTGGCAATCGCGATGGGATTGGCGGCGGCACTGGCCGCATGCGGCGGCGGTGGCTCGCAGGGCGGCGGCGCCGTGGCGGGTGGCGATTCAGTCGGCGCGGATCTGCCCATTCTCCCGCTCGACGACGTCAAGCCGAGTCAGAGCGGATCGGTGTGGCAGCAGGTGGCGAACACCGAGATTACGGTTACCTACGACCGCCCTGTCGCGCGCGGCCGCGAGCTCTTCGGCGGCATCGTGCCGTTCGGCGAGATCTGGAATCCGGGTGCGAACGACGCCACCGCGATCGCCTTCAGCCGCGACGTCACCATTAACGGCAACCCACTACCGGCCGGGAAATACAGCCTTTGGGCAATCCCCGACCCGAACCGGTGGACGATCATCTTCAGCCGCGCCGCGGATGTCTACCACACCCCGTACCCTGGCGAGGAGCAGGACGCCCTACGCTTCATGGCAACGCCCAGCTTCGGTGCACACATGGAGACGCTCGCCTTCTACTTCGCCGAGGTCGAGAAAAAGGACGCCGAGCTGCGACTGCACTGGGGAGAGACCTACATCCCGTTGAGCATCGCGGTGCCGTAA
- a CDS encoding amidase, producing the protein MAGGAVVAGTAACGETATPNAASQGSDRPRGGFREPDAPGPVSFELDEATIDTLTSAMASGDRTSRSITEAYLARIAALDRQGPTLRSVIETNPDALADAEALDRERSTSGQRSSLHGIPILLKDNVGTADGTTTTAGSLALEGSRPAEDAPVARRLRDAGAVLLGKANLSEWANYRSTRSSSGWSARGGQCGNPFALDRNPCGSSSGSGAAVSANFVTVAIGTETDGSIVCPSNANGIVGIKPTVGLVSRAGIIPIADSQDTAGPMARTVRDAVHVLGVIAGTDPRDPATAEADTRGLTDYTPFLDEDGLEGSRIGVMRSAFGFHPLVDRLIEAALDAMRARGAVIVDPVDLRPTTAMRRAETTVLGYEFKAGLRAYLETLPDPPIRTLAELIAFNRANAAEEMPYFGQERLLAAEARGPLTDPEYLDARAGAQRLSRTEGIDRVMDADNLDAIIAPTGGPAWVTDLVNGDHFGGSSSAFAAVSGYPNITVPAGFIHGLPVGCSFFGRAWSEPTLIRIAYAFEQATRHRRAPGFLPTVSAA; encoded by the coding sequence ATGGCGGGCGGAGCCGTGGTAGCGGGTACGGCGGCGTGCGGTGAGACGGCCACGCCCAATGCGGCTTCGCAAGGCAGCGACCGCCCTCGGGGGGGCTTTCGCGAACCCGACGCGCCTGGACCGGTTTCGTTCGAACTGGACGAGGCCACCATTGACACGCTCACCTCGGCGATGGCGTCCGGCGACAGAACGTCACGCAGCATCACCGAGGCATACCTCGCCCGCATCGCCGCGCTTGACCGCCAGGGGCCTACGCTCCGGAGCGTGATTGAAACCAACCCCGACGCGCTCGCCGACGCCGAGGCCCTGGACCGCGAGCGGAGCACGTCCGGTCAGCGGTCGTCGCTCCACGGCATCCCGATCCTGCTGAAGGACAACGTCGGGACCGCCGACGGTACGACCACTACGGCCGGCTCACTCGCGCTGGAGGGCTCGCGACCCGCGGAGGATGCACCGGTCGCGCGCCGCCTCCGGGATGCGGGCGCCGTGCTGCTCGGCAAGGCGAACCTGAGCGAGTGGGCCAACTACCGCTCTACGCGGTCATCGAGCGGCTGGAGCGCGAGGGGCGGCCAGTGCGGCAACCCGTTCGCGCTCGACCGCAACCCGTGCGGATCGAGTTCAGGGTCGGGCGCGGCCGTTTCCGCCAACTTCGTGACCGTAGCGATTGGCACCGAGACGGATGGGTCGATCGTCTGTCCGTCGAATGCCAACGGCATTGTCGGCATCAAGCCGACCGTCGGCCTGGTGAGCCGTGCGGGCATCATCCCGATTGCGGACTCGCAGGACACCGCCGGTCCCATGGCGCGCACCGTGCGTGACGCCGTCCACGTGCTTGGCGTTATTGCAGGAACGGACCCGCGTGATCCGGCGACGGCCGAGGCGGACACGCGCGGGCTGACCGACTACACGCCCTTCCTCGACGAGGACGGGCTCGAAGGTTCCCGCATAGGCGTGATGCGCAGCGCCTTCGGTTTCCATCCCCTCGTGGATCGACTCATCGAAGCGGCGCTCGATGCGATGCGTGCGCGGGGTGCGGTCATTGTCGACCCGGTCGATCTTCGGCCTACCACCGCGATGCGCCGCGCCGAGACCACGGTGCTGGGCTACGAGTTCAAGGCGGGGCTCCGCGCCTACCTCGAGACGCTCCCGGACCCGCCGATCCGCACGCTTGCCGAGCTGATCGCCTTCAATCGGGCGAACGCCGCGGAAGAGATGCCGTACTTCGGGCAGGAGCGCCTGCTCGCGGCCGAAGCCAGAGGGCCGTTGACGGATCCGGAATACCTCGACGCACGCGCCGGGGCGCAACGGCTGTCACGCACGGAGGGGATCGACAGGGTGATGGACGCGGACAATCTTGACGCCATCATCGCCCCCACGGGCGGCCCCGCCTGGGTGACGGACCTGGTGAACGGCGATCACTTCGGCGGCAGCAGCTCGGCATTCGCTGCCGTGTCCGGTTACCCGAACATCACCGTGCCGGCCGGTTTCATTCACGGCCTTCCGGTCGGCTGTTCTTTCTTCGGTCGCGCCTGGAGCGAACCGACGCTCATCCGTATCGCCTACGCTTTCGAGCAGGCCACCCGGCACCGCCGAGCGCCCGGGTTTCTTCCAACCGTTTCCGCCGCCTGA
- the trxA gene encoding thioredoxin, whose amino-acid sequence MSANTHEVTDGNFQESVLGSDQPVLVDFWAEWCGPCRMIAPTIEALAEDFAGKATIGKLNIDSNPETPMQYGVRSIPTLLIFKGGEVVEQVVGLTDKETLQALLDKHVQA is encoded by the coding sequence ATGTCAGCAAACACGCACGAAGTGACCGACGGTAACTTCCAGGAATCGGTGCTCGGTTCGGATCAGCCGGTGCTCGTGGACTTCTGGGCAGAGTGGTGCGGACCGTGCCGCATGATCGCGCCGACCATCGAAGCCCTCGCCGAGGACTTTGCCGGCAAGGCGACCATCGGCAAACTGAACATCGACAGCAATCCGGAAACGCCGATGCAGTACGGCGTCCGTTCGATTCCGACGCTCCTCATCTTCAAGGGGGGAGAGGTGGTCGAGCAGGTGGTGGGTCTCACCGACAAGGAAACGCTGCAAGCGCTCCTCGACAAGCACGTTCAGGCCTGA